One genomic segment of Rhizobium viscosum includes these proteins:
- a CDS encoding carboxymuconolactone decarboxylase family protein: MQARFNFGKAAPDAYKAVAALEQYVQESGLDKRFIHLIKLRASQINGCAYCVDMHSKEARHHGLSEQWINLMCVWRESPVYDARERALLGWVDAVTKIAETGAPDADYEALKAHFSEEEMTKITVAIGTINIWNRLAVGFRSQHPIDAPQKAA; encoded by the coding sequence ATGCAAGCACGTTTCAACTTCGGCAAAGCCGCTCCGGATGCCTATAAGGCCGTCGCCGCTCTGGAACAGTATGTACAGGAATCTGGACTGGATAAGCGCTTCATTCACCTGATCAAGCTTCGTGCCTCGCAGATCAACGGCTGCGCCTATTGCGTCGACATGCATTCGAAGGAAGCGCGCCATCACGGGCTTTCCGAACAATGGATCAACCTGATGTGCGTATGGCGGGAATCGCCGGTCTACGACGCCCGTGAACGCGCCCTGCTCGGCTGGGTCGATGCGGTGACGAAGATTGCAGAAACCGGTGCACCGGACGCCGATTACGAAGCCCTGAAGGCGCATTTCTCCGAAGAAGAAATGACCAAGATCACGGTTGCGATCGGCACGATCAATATCTGGAACCGGCTTGCCGTCGGCTTCCGCAGCCAGCATCCGATCGATGCGCCACAGAAGGCAGCCTGA
- a CDS encoding TetR/AcrR family transcriptional regulator — protein MAKSASDTRERIVAAAAKLFYSEGIRAVSVDAVAEKADVTKRTLYYHFDSKDDLIAAYLETRDQPNLAAYRRWFAETDGDLAAKVKGIFDNLARSARHPKWRGCGYLRTSAELANMPGHPAIKVGAAHKKNVEQWLAALFEEQHLVEAPKLARQVVLLLDGSFAAVLLHRDPTYMETAGEAAAALVTAASKDK, from the coding sequence ATGGCCAAATCCGCTTCCGACACACGCGAACGCATCGTCGCCGCTGCCGCCAAACTGTTCTACAGCGAAGGCATCCGGGCCGTGAGCGTCGATGCCGTGGCGGAGAAAGCTGATGTCACGAAACGCACCCTCTATTATCATTTCGACAGCAAGGACGACCTGATCGCCGCTTATCTGGAAACCCGCGACCAGCCCAATCTTGCGGCCTATCGGCGCTGGTTTGCGGAAACGGATGGGGATCTGGCGGCGAAGGTGAAGGGTATCTTCGACAATCTGGCTCGCTCGGCCCGGCATCCGAAATGGAGGGGCTGCGGTTATCTCAGAACGTCGGCTGAACTTGCCAATATGCCCGGCCATCCCGCCATCAAGGTTGGCGCCGCGCATAAGAAGAATGTCGAGCAATGGCTCGCTGCTCTCTTCGAAGAGCAGCATCTTGTCGAGGCGCCAAAGCTCGCCCGCCAGGTCGTTCTGCTGCTCGACGGCTCCTTTGCCGCCGTGCTCCTGCATCGCGATCCGACCTACATGGAAACAGCAGGCGAAGCGGCCGCAGCCCTGGTGACCGCAGCCAGTAAAGACAAATGA
- a CDS encoding RrF2 family transcriptional regulator, producing the protein MKLGDGVEQSIHCTAVLSGLSAGGVLSAAALAEYHGVSTSYLLKHLQALSGAGILETVPGPKGGYRLAKKPDDISLLDIVLAVEGPAPAFRCSEIRQRGPNPLPQRYFTKPCQVTAAMLRAERAYRAELANTSIADILTELSADDDGGIAARGCAFMEMHERKVAR; encoded by the coding sequence GTGAAGCTTGGTGATGGCGTCGAACAGAGCATTCATTGTACGGCGGTCCTATCAGGGCTTTCGGCGGGCGGCGTGCTATCGGCCGCAGCGCTTGCCGAATATCACGGTGTATCGACGAGCTATCTCTTGAAGCACCTCCAGGCGCTTTCGGGAGCCGGAATTCTGGAGACGGTGCCGGGCCCGAAGGGCGGTTATCGGTTGGCGAAGAAGCCTGATGATATTTCGCTGCTCGATATCGTGCTCGCGGTCGAAGGGCCAGCGCCTGCCTTCCGCTGTTCGGAGATCCGCCAACGCGGACCGAATCCGCTGCCGCAACGCTATTTCACCAAGCCTTGCCAGGTCACGGCGGCAATGCTGAGAGCCGAGCGCGCCTATCGCGCCGAACTCGCAAACACCAGCATCGCCGACATTCTGACAGAGCTTTCCGCGGATGATGACGGCGGGATCGCCGCCAGAGGCTGCGCCTTCATGGAAATGCATGAAAGAAAAGTGGCTCGCTGA
- a CDS encoding alpha/beta hydrolase family protein, with protein MPAASKRRKSDPAREAEAVVIGCGDGVKLRGHLWSAISDRSIGSVVINPATGVAARYYHYYARFLAERGFDVLTYDYRGIGLSRPERLRGSGYRWRDWGERDFDAALLFMEGQRPGRPLFVVGHSIGGFLPGLSAHADRITRMLAVGAQYGNWRDYAPAHRWRLFLKWHLFMPTATLLLGYFPGWRLGWLEDLPKGVALDWALQRGWIDPYPSAAERAGASKPFENFHAPILSLAVTDDDIATVHAIRRGLSHYRNAKVEEVLLTPEDLGFSKIGHFDLFHARHAAGFWLDTLLWLRDGTNPWPGKKPSEHLVFA; from the coding sequence ATGCCGGCTGCAAGCAAACGGAGGAAGAGCGACCCCGCACGGGAGGCGGAAGCTGTCGTTATCGGCTGCGGCGACGGCGTCAAACTTCGCGGCCATCTCTGGAGTGCAATCAGCGACCGCAGCATCGGCAGCGTCGTCATCAATCCGGCAACCGGCGTTGCGGCACGTTATTATCACTATTATGCGCGCTTTCTCGCCGAACGCGGCTTTGACGTGCTGACCTATGATTATCGCGGCATCGGCCTGTCGCGCCCGGAACGATTACGGGGCTCCGGCTATCGCTGGCGGGACTGGGGCGAGCGGGATTTCGATGCGGCGCTGCTTTTCATGGAAGGCCAGCGGCCCGGCCGGCCGCTTTTCGTCGTGGGCCACAGCATCGGCGGCTTTCTGCCCGGCCTTTCGGCGCATGCCGATCGCATTACGCGCATGCTTGCAGTCGGCGCACAATATGGGAACTGGCGAGATTATGCCCCTGCGCACCGTTGGCGGCTGTTCCTGAAATGGCATCTTTTCATGCCAACGGCGACCTTGCTGCTCGGCTATTTTCCGGGGTGGCGTCTCGGCTGGCTCGAGGATCTTCCGAAGGGCGTTGCGCTCGACTGGGCGCTCCAGCGGGGGTGGATCGACCCTTATCCGTCGGCTGCCGAAAGGGCCGGCGCGTCGAAGCCCTTTGAAAATTTTCATGCGCCAATCCTGAGCCTTGCCGTCACCGATGACGATATTGCGACCGTCCACGCCATCAGGCGCGGTCTTTCCCATTATCGCAACGCAAAGGTGGAAGAAGTGCTACTGACGCCTGAAGATCTTGGATTTTCGAAGATCGGGCATTTCGATCTTTTCCACGCGCGCCACGCTGCCGGCTTCTGGCTCGATACTCTGCTCTGGCTGCGGGACGGCACCAATCCCTGGCCTGGTAAAAAGCCGTCGGAACATCTCGTATTCGCATAA
- a CDS encoding class I SAM-dependent DNA methyltransferase, producing the protein MQPSQLSSGDVIADRRADYAKMLDEGGEAEAAAELMEQALELTPAWAAGWYRLATYREKAGKADAAVEAYRRTLELDPEDIFGAGLKLALLGDAEMPAHPSSRYVERLFDDYADRFETSLVEKLDYSVPQKLAALVASTGRHYHCAVDLGCGTGLLGPEIHARVTRLEGFDLSQNMLAKAAEKHVYDHLGQADLSLTSEASGIFADSAPHRADLVTAADVLMYLGNLESIFAIVDDLTAPGADFVFSVEDGGEGDGFILAPSLRYAHSQTYVEGLAAAHSFEILETVKTVIRKDGGKPVSGILFLTCKTD; encoded by the coding sequence ATGCAGCCAAGCCAGCTTTCCTCCGGCGACGTCATCGCCGACCGTCGCGCCGATTACGCCAAGATGCTCGATGAGGGCGGCGAAGCGGAAGCGGCGGCCGAACTGATGGAGCAGGCACTGGAACTGACGCCGGCCTGGGCCGCAGGCTGGTATCGCCTTGCCACATACCGCGAAAAGGCAGGCAAGGCAGACGCTGCCGTCGAAGCCTATCGCCGCACGTTGGAACTCGACCCCGAGGATATTTTCGGCGCAGGTCTCAAGCTCGCCTTGCTCGGCGATGCGGAAATGCCGGCGCACCCGTCGAGCCGCTATGTCGAGCGCCTCTTCGATGATTATGCCGATCGCTTCGAGACATCGCTCGTGGAGAAACTGGACTATTCTGTCCCGCAGAAGCTCGCCGCCCTCGTCGCATCCACCGGCCGACATTATCACTGCGCCGTCGATCTCGGCTGCGGCACGGGCCTGCTCGGCCCGGAAATCCACGCTCGTGTCACCCGCCTCGAAGGCTTCGACCTGTCGCAGAACATGCTTGCGAAGGCCGCCGAAAAACATGTCTATGACCATCTCGGCCAGGCCGATCTGTCACTGACATCGGAAGCTTCCGGCATCTTTGCCGACAGCGCACCGCACCGCGCCGATCTCGTCACCGCCGCCGATGTGCTGATGTATCTCGGCAATCTGGAAAGCATTTTTGCGATCGTCGACGACCTAACGGCGCCCGGCGCCGATTTCGTCTTTTCGGTCGAGGATGGCGGCGAGGGTGATGGCTTCATCCTAGCGCCGTCGCTGCGCTATGCCCACTCACAAACCTATGTCGAAGGGCTCGCAGCAGCCCACAGCTTCGAAATCCTCGAGACAGTCAAAACCGTCATTCGCAAAGATGGCGGCAAACCGGTTTCCGGCATTCTGTTCCTTACGTGCAAGACCGACTGA
- a CDS encoding ligase-associated DNA damage response DEXH box helicase — translation MDQIDAETSLALPPPFLRWFAEKGWRPRAHQLELLARTEVGESTLLIAPTGAGKTLAGFLPSLTDLTRRGKIPPGSAFTGIHTLYVSPLKALAVDIERNLMKPVTEMGLPISIENRTGDTPNAKRQRQKLNPPDILLTTPEQVALLLANREAERFFKDLKYVIFDELHSLVTSKRGHMLSLGLARLRRLAPDLKTIGLSATVAEPLDLQRWLVAQEEGRENHAGLVLVEGGAKPDISILDTQEHIPWSGHAAKYAIPDVYRQLIDHQTTLLFVNTRSQAEMLFQELWTVNEENLPIALHHGSLDVAQRRKVEAAMAANRLRAVVATSTLDLGIDWGDVDLVIHVGAPKGASRLAQRIGRANHRMDEPSKAILVPANRFEVMECQAALDANYIGAQDTPPVGRGGLDVLAQHVLGMACAEPFDMLELYDEITSASPYADLAWETFERVVDFVATGGYALRTYERYARIRKTKEGRWRVSNPQVAQQYRLNLGTIVEDPMLNIRMAKRGEGGRLGRPGAVLGKVEEYFLEQLAPGDTFIFSGKVLRFEGIRENEALVSQAYSFDPKIPSYAGGKFPLSTYLADQVRSMLDDPDRWHRLPDQVRDWLSLQKEKSLLPKRDELLIETFPRGSRGYMVIYPFEGRLAHQTLGMLLTRRLDRTGAKPLGFVATDYSLAIWGLEDLGLMIANGRLSLSDLFDEDMLGDDLESWLNESFLLKRTFRNCAVIAGLIERRHPGKEKTGRQITVSADLIYDVLRTHEPDHILLQATRQDASTGLLDISRLGDMLRRIKGHITHRALDHISPLAVPVMLEIGKESVPGQAHDALLAEAADDLIAEAMA, via the coding sequence GTGGATCAGATCGATGCCGAGACCAGCCTTGCCTTGCCCCCACCCTTCCTCCGCTGGTTTGCGGAAAAGGGCTGGCGCCCGCGCGCCCATCAGCTTGAATTGCTGGCCCGCACTGAGGTCGGCGAGAGCACGCTGCTGATTGCGCCAACCGGCGCCGGCAAGACGCTCGCCGGCTTTCTGCCGTCGCTGACCGACCTCACGCGCCGCGGCAAGATCCCGCCGGGCTCAGCCTTCACGGGCATCCACACGCTCTACGTTTCGCCGCTGAAGGCGCTGGCCGTTGATATCGAGCGCAATCTCATGAAGCCTGTCACCGAGATGGGCTTGCCGATATCGATCGAGAACCGCACCGGTGATACGCCCAACGCCAAGCGCCAGCGCCAGAAGCTCAACCCGCCCGACATCCTGCTGACGACGCCGGAACAGGTCGCCCTGTTATTGGCCAACCGGGAGGCCGAACGCTTCTTCAAGGATTTGAAATACGTCATTTTCGATGAACTCCACTCGCTCGTCACCTCAAAGCGCGGCCATATGCTTTCGCTCGGCCTTGCCCGCCTACGTCGGCTGGCGCCCGATCTGAAGACCATCGGCCTCTCCGCTACCGTTGCCGAACCCCTGGATTTGCAGAGATGGTTGGTGGCGCAGGAGGAGGGCAGGGAGAACCATGCCGGCCTTGTGCTCGTCGAAGGCGGCGCCAAGCCCGATATTTCCATTCTCGATACGCAAGAGCACATTCCCTGGTCCGGCCATGCCGCCAAATACGCGATCCCGGATGTCTACCGACAGTTGATCGACCATCAGACAACGCTGCTCTTCGTCAATACCCGCTCGCAGGCCGAAATGCTCTTTCAGGAGCTCTGGACGGTCAACGAGGAGAACCTGCCGATCGCGCTCCATCATGGTTCGCTGGATGTTGCGCAGCGCCGCAAGGTCGAAGCCGCCATGGCCGCCAACCGGCTGCGGGCCGTCGTCGCCACGTCGACCCTCGACCTCGGCATCGACTGGGGCGATGTCGATCTCGTCATTCATGTCGGCGCGCCGAAAGGTGCTTCACGTCTCGCCCAGCGCATCGGCCGCGCCAATCACCGCATGGACGAGCCGTCGAAGGCGATCCTCGTTCCCGCCAACCGTTTCGAGGTCATGGAGTGCCAGGCAGCGCTCGATGCGAATTACATCGGTGCACAGGATACGCCTCCCGTCGGCCGCGGCGGGCTCGATGTGCTCGCCCAGCACGTGCTCGGCATGGCCTGCGCCGAACCCTTCGACATGCTGGAACTCTATGACGAGATTACCAGCGCCTCGCCCTATGCCGATCTTGCCTGGGAGACCTTCGAGCGCGTCGTCGATTTTGTGGCGACAGGCGGCTACGCCCTGCGCACCTATGAGCGTTATGCCCGCATCCGCAAGACCAAGGAAGGTCGCTGGCGCGTCTCCAATCCGCAGGTCGCACAGCAATATCGCCTGAACCTCGGCACCATCGTCGAGGATCCGATGCTGAATATCCGCATGGCCAAACGCGGCGAGGGCGGCAGGCTCGGCCGCCCCGGCGCCGTGCTCGGCAAGGTTGAGGAATATTTCCTCGAGCAGCTTGCACCGGGCGATACGTTCATCTTCTCCGGCAAGGTGCTCCGCTTCGAAGGCATCCGGGAGAACGAGGCGCTGGTCAGCCAGGCCTATTCCTTCGATCCGAAAATCCCTTCCTATGCCGGCGGCAAGTTCCCGCTCTCTACTTACCTTGCCGATCAGGTCCGCTCGATGCTGGACGATCCCGATCGCTGGCACCGCCTGCCGGATCAGGTGCGAGACTGGCTCTCGTTGCAGAAAGAAAAATCTCTCCTGCCGAAACGCGACGAGCTGTTGATCGAGACCTTCCCCCGCGGCAGCCGCGGCTACATGGTCATCTATCCCTTCGAGGGCCGGCTTGCCCACCAGACGCTCGGCATGCTGCTCACCCGCCGGCTGGACAGGACAGGGGCAAAGCCGCTCGGCTTCGTCGCGACGGATTATTCCCTTGCGATCTGGGGTCTGGAAGACCTCGGCCTGATGATCGCCAATGGCCGCCTCAGTCTTTCCGATCTCTTCGACGAGGACATGCTGGGCGACGATCTGGAATCCTGGCTGAACGAATCCTTCCTTCTGAAGCGCACCTTCCGCAATTGCGCCGTGATTGCAGGCTTGATCGAGCGACGCCATCCGGGCAAGGAAAAGACCGGCCGGCAGATCACCGTCTCCGCCGACCTGATCTATGATGTGCTGCGCACCCATGAGCCTGACCACATCCTGCTGCAGGCGACGCGACAGGATGCGTCTACTGGTCTTTTGGATATTTCCCGGCTTGGCGATATGCTGAGACGAATCAAGGGCCACATCACCCACCGGGCGCTGGACCATATTTCGCCGCTTGCCGTGCCGGTCATGCTGGAAATCGGCAAGGAGTCGGTGCCGGGCCAGGCCCACGATGCCCTGCTTGCCGAAGCCGCCGACGATCTGATCGCCGAGGCGATGGCCTGA
- a CDS encoding dihydrofolate reductase family protein, translated as MRKLVVWNLMTLDGYFEGAKPWDIEFHNLAWGPELEKYAEQFGEESDLLVFGRKTYEGMAAYWPSAESENKIKAYMNSIAKIAVSRTMEKADWNNTRVVIDPVSELRRLKEEDGKTILIFGSAELADTLLKAGLVDEIRICLVPVILGRGNPHFKPADAQQPLKLLDSSVTKSGAVILRYEPVRAA; from the coding sequence ATGAGGAAGCTTGTTGTCTGGAACCTGATGACGCTGGATGGTTACTTCGAAGGGGCAAAGCCGTGGGACATTGAGTTCCACAATCTGGCCTGGGGGCCGGAGCTCGAAAAATATGCCGAGCAGTTTGGCGAGGAAAGCGACCTTCTGGTCTTCGGCCGCAAGACCTATGAGGGCATGGCCGCCTATTGGCCGAGCGCGGAGAGCGAAAACAAGATCAAGGCCTATATGAACAGCATTGCCAAGATCGCCGTCTCGCGGACCATGGAAAAGGCGGACTGGAACAATACACGCGTCGTCATTGATCCGGTATCCGAATTGAGGCGGCTGAAGGAAGAGGATGGCAAGACGATCCTCATCTTCGGCAGCGCCGAGCTTGCCGATACCCTGCTGAAGGCGGGACTGGTGGATGAAATCCGCATCTGCCTGGTGCCTGTCATTCTCGGCCGCGGCAATCCGCACTTCAAGCCCGCGGATGCACAGCAGCCGCTGAAGCTGCTCGACTCGTCTGTGACGAAGAGCGGCGCGGTGATCCTGCGCTACGAGCCCGTCAGGGCAGCCTGA
- a CDS encoding YitT family protein, with protein MSQLISAFGFWNTTATRHTPVEDVQGIFSGSLVSALGLYVLASAGLLTGSTAGIAFLLHYAFGVNFGLAFFLLNLPFFYLSWRRLGTAFTIKTFIAIGLTSALTSLQPKVMEIATIHPAWAALLGGLLLGYGLLALYRHRASLGGVGILGIYMQERFGIRAGLVQLVIDMCVLAAAFFVTTPPVVFYSVLGAIVLNLFVAINHRADRYIAL; from the coding sequence ATGAGCCAGCTCATCAGTGCCTTCGGCTTCTGGAACACCACTGCGACGCGCCACACGCCGGTCGAGGATGTGCAGGGCATATTCTCCGGCAGCCTCGTTTCCGCGCTCGGTCTTTATGTGCTCGCCAGCGCCGGCCTTCTGACCGGCAGCACCGCGGGCATCGCCTTCCTGCTTCACTACGCTTTCGGCGTGAATTTCGGTCTCGCCTTCTTCCTGCTTAACCTGCCCTTCTTCTATCTCTCATGGAGGCGCCTCGGCACGGCCTTCACGATCAAGACCTTCATTGCCATTGGCCTGACCTCGGCTCTAACCAGCCTGCAGCCGAAGGTCATGGAAATCGCCACCATTCATCCGGCTTGGGCAGCTCTTCTTGGTGGTCTGCTGCTTGGCTATGGCCTTCTTGCGCTCTATCGCCATCGCGCCAGCCTCGGCGGCGTCGGCATTCTCGGCATCTATATGCAGGAGCGTTTCGGCATCCGCGCTGGTCTCGTCCAGCTTGTCATCGACATGTGTGTTCTGGCAGCCGCCTTCTTCGTCACCACGCCGCCGGTCGTCTTCTATTCCGTGCTCGGTGCGATCGTTCTCAATCTCTTCGTCGCGATCAATCACCGGGCCGACCGCTACATCGCGCTCTAG
- a CDS encoding TIGR02186 family protein, which yields MLRLLLLLTLFMPVAASAQVLLPGQGTTRAEREGLEIGTSTSEIAITSDFRGADLTIFGAVTNTDDLLLAIGQYDVIVVLEGPREDATVRKKERVFGIWINTSSMTFADVPHSYSMSSSRSIDDITTPLDLTGEGIGIDHIPLRPIDFAGNFNSLNEFRNAFRRLQQSGGLYERDPSGVRFVSSNLFKASLRLPANIPNGVHTVRAYLFKSGKFVTQKSQPLRVIKTGIEQTITDAAHEQPIFYGCFAVLLAVLTGWGASLIFRKD from the coding sequence ATGCTTCGGCTCCTCCTGCTCCTTACTCTTTTCATGCCTGTCGCCGCCTCGGCACAGGTGTTGTTGCCCGGACAGGGAACGACCCGGGCCGAGCGCGAAGGGCTGGAAATCGGCACCTCCACCAGCGAGATCGCCATTACTTCCGATTTCCGCGGCGCGGACCTGACGATTTTCGGCGCAGTGACCAATACCGACGACCTGCTGCTCGCCATCGGCCAGTATGACGTCATCGTGGTTCTGGAAGGCCCGCGCGAAGACGCCACGGTGCGCAAGAAGGAGCGGGTCTTCGGCATCTGGATCAATACCTCGTCAATGACCTTTGCCGACGTACCGCATTCCTATTCGATGTCGAGTTCGCGCTCCATCGACGATATCACGACGCCGCTCGACCTGACCGGAGAAGGTATCGGCATCGACCATATTCCGCTGCGGCCGATCGATTTTGCCGGCAACTTCAACAGTCTCAATGAATTCCGCAACGCCTTCAGGCGTCTGCAGCAGTCGGGCGGGCTTTACGAGCGCGATCCGAGTGGCGTTCGTTTCGTGTCCTCCAACCTCTTCAAGGCAAGCCTGCGGCTGCCGGCCAACATTCCGAACGGCGTGCATACGGTGCGCGCCTATCTGTTCAAGAGCGGGAAATTCGTGACGCAGAAATCGCAGCCGCTGCGCGTCATCAAGACGGGCATCGAGCAGACGATTACCGATGCGGCGCATGAGCAGCCGATTTTCTACGGCTGCTTTGCGGTGCTGCTGGCCGTGCTGACGGGATGGGGCGCCAGCCTGATCTTCCGCAAGGATTGA
- a CDS encoding sulfite exporter TauE/SafE family protein, with protein sequence MTIYLPIAELSVNIFIILGMGAAVGFLSGMFGVGGGFLITPLLIFYNIPPVVAVATGANQVVASSISGAITHFRRGTLDVKLGTVLLVGGLSGATVGIWIFSLLRSIGQLDLFISLLYVVFLGTVGGLMLWESINAMRRAARNEAPAPRRPGHQHWVHKLPLKVRFKKSKIYLSVIPIVTLGFAIGILTSVMGVGGGFIMVPAMIYLLRIPTNVVVGTSLFQIIFVTAYTTIVQAATNYSVDIVLAFFLMLAGVIGAQYGVRVGQRLRGEQLRALLGLLVLAVGLRLAVALVVTPQDIYSVVMGVGN encoded by the coding sequence GTGACAATCTATCTGCCCATCGCAGAATTGTCGGTGAACATCTTCATCATTCTCGGCATGGGGGCTGCCGTCGGTTTCCTGTCCGGCATGTTCGGCGTTGGCGGCGGCTTCCTGATCACGCCCCTCCTGATCTTCTACAACATCCCACCGGTCGTCGCCGTCGCGACAGGCGCCAACCAGGTGGTGGCTTCCTCGATATCGGGGGCGATCACGCATTTCCGGCGCGGCACGCTGGATGTGAAGCTCGGCACGGTGTTGCTTGTCGGCGGTCTTTCGGGCGCGACGGTTGGCATCTGGATTTTCTCGCTGCTGCGCTCCATCGGTCAGCTCGACCTCTTCATCTCCCTGCTTTACGTCGTCTTCCTCGGCACCGTCGGCGGACTGATGCTCTGGGAAAGCATTAACGCCATGCGCCGTGCGGCCCGCAATGAAGCGCCTGCCCCACGCCGGCCCGGCCATCAGCACTGGGTGCACAAGCTGCCGCTGAAGGTGCGGTTCAAGAAATCGAAAATCTATCTCTCGGTCATCCCGATCGTGACACTCGGCTTTGCGATCGGCATCCTTACCTCTGTGATGGGTGTCGGCGGCGGCTTCATCATGGTGCCGGCGATGATCTACCTGCTGCGCATCCCGACCAACGTGGTCGTCGGGACCTCGCTCTTCCAGATCATCTTCGTGACCGCTTATACGACGATCGTGCAGGCGGCGACCAACTATTCGGTCGATATCGTGCTTGCCTTCTTCCTGATGCTCGCCGGCGTCATCGGTGCGCAATATGGCGTGCGCGTCGGCCAGCGGTTGCGTGGCGAACAGTTGCGCGCCCTGCTCGGCCTGCTGGTTCTTGCCGTCGGACTGCGCCTCGCAGTCGCGCTGGTCGTGACACCGCAAGACATCTATTCGGTGGTCATGGGAGTGGGGAACTGA
- a CDS encoding transglycosylase SLT domain-containing protein — MRTRIVLAVIGLALLAGCATAPRQTRNICAVFDQKDGLFTSWQGAAERAEKKYGVPVPILMATMYVESGFQPYARPPRTKLFGFIPWTRPSTAYGYSQALNGTWDHYQSETGNWAATRTNFADAIDFIGWYHYSNSQATGIQPNDAYNLYLAYYSGPTGYKRGDWRNNGQLQQTAQKFARMAGSYQQQLQGCN, encoded by the coding sequence ATGCGTACTCGTATCGTGCTCGCGGTCATCGGGCTGGCCCTGCTTGCCGGCTGCGCGACAGCGCCCCGCCAGACGAGAAATATCTGCGCCGTCTTCGACCAGAAGGACGGCCTCTTCACCAGCTGGCAAGGAGCTGCAGAGCGTGCCGAGAAAAAATACGGCGTGCCGGTGCCGATCCTGATGGCAACCATGTATGTCGAATCCGGCTTCCAGCCCTATGCGCGGCCGCCGCGCACGAAACTCTTCGGCTTCATTCCCTGGACGCGGCCTTCGACGGCCTACGGCTATTCGCAAGCGCTGAACGGAACCTGGGACCACTACCAGTCGGAGACCGGCAACTGGGCCGCAACGCGTACCAACTTCGCCGACGCGATCGATTTCATCGGCTGGTACCACTACAGCAACAGCCAGGCGACGGGCATTCAACCGAACGACGCCTACAATCTCTACCTCGCCTATTATTCCGGCCCGACCGGATACAAGCGCGGCGACTGGCGCAACAATGGCCAATTGCAGCAGACGGCGCAGAAATTTGCGCGGATGGCTGGCAGCTATCAGCAGCAGTTGCAGGGGTGTAATTGA
- the pdeM gene encoding ligase-associated DNA damage response endonuclease PdeM, translated as MNRLALARDMNGLAAIPGVETAIHGVAAVCDPLGALYLPDAGILVVSDLHLEKGAAFARRGMMLPPYDTLATLTVLAAVISRYDPKLVVSLGDNFHDRVGSEHLPDAFRTLIVEMARGREWIWINGNHDPDGTVNLPGSCSDELHYASLTFRHEPRDGLQKGEIAGHLHPAATVRRREKSVRRPCFATDGARLLMPAFGVMSGGLDLGHKAMKDLFDKASLIAHLLGRDRIYSVRFENLRG; from the coding sequence ATGAACCGCCTTGCGCTCGCGCGCGACATGAACGGCCTTGCCGCAATACCGGGCGTCGAAACCGCCATTCACGGTGTTGCCGCCGTCTGCGATCCGCTTGGCGCGCTCTATCTGCCGGATGCCGGCATTCTCGTCGTTTCCGACCTGCATCTGGAAAAAGGGGCGGCCTTTGCCCGCCGCGGCATGATGTTGCCGCCTTACGATACGCTGGCGACGCTCACTGTGCTCGCCGCCGTCATCTCTCGCTACGATCCGAAACTCGTCGTTTCGCTCGGCGACAATTTCCACGACCGCGTCGGCTCCGAACATCTGCCGGATGCCTTCCGCACGCTGATCGTCGAAATGGCCCGCGGCCGCGAATGGATCTGGATCAACGGCAACCATGATCCCGACGGCACCGTCAACCTGCCGGGCAGCTGTTCCGACGAGCTTCACTACGCCAGCCTGACCTTCCGTCATGAGCCGCGCGACGGCTTGCAGAAGGGTGAGATTGCCGGCCATTTGCATCCCGCAGCTACCGTCCGCCGCCGTGAAAAATCTGTCCGCCGTCCCTGCTTTGCTACCGATGGCGCCCGCTTGCTGATGCCCGCCTTCGGCGTCATGAGCGGTGGTCTCGACCTCGGGCACAAAGCGATGAAGGACCTCTTCGACAAGGCGTCGCTGATCGCTCATCTGCTCGGCCGCGACCGGATTTATTCCGTCCGCTTTGAGAATTTACGGGGCTAG